From Candidatus Manganitrophus morganii, the proteins below share one genomic window:
- a CDS encoding histidine triad nucleotide-binding protein, with amino-acid sequence MANPPNSTKNDCLFCKITEKKIPSKIAYEDEKMVAFEDINPQAPVHLLLIPRKHISGLLDLTPDDREAISHLFLTLPKLAREKGIAERGFRTVVNSGQDAGQTVFHLHIHLLGGRSLQWPPG; translated from the coding sequence ATGGCGAATCCGCCCAATTCCACGAAGAACGATTGCCTCTTCTGCAAAATTACCGAGAAGAAAATTCCTAGCAAAATCGCCTATGAAGATGAAAAGATGGTCGCCTTCGAAGATATCAATCCGCAGGCCCCGGTCCATCTTCTGCTCATTCCCCGGAAACATATCTCCGGGTTGCTCGATCTGACGCCGGACGATCGCGAAGCGATCAGCCATCTCTTTCTGACCCTCCCGAAGCTGGCGCGAGAAAAGGGAATTGCCGAGCGAGGTTTCCGTACGGTGGTCAATTCAGGGCAAGATGCCGGCCAAACCGTTTTTCACCTCCATATTCATTTACTTGGGGGGCGTTCCCTGCAGTGGCCTCCCGGATAA
- the hisIE gene encoding bifunctional phosphoribosyl-AMP cyclohydrolase/phosphoribosyl-ATP diphosphatase HisIE, producing MKKKADPLKFSRGLIPAVIVDHRKKDVLMVAYMSPASLQKTLQTGETHFWSRSRKKLWRKGETSGHVQRVKAIYTDCDQDTLLIEVEQVGVACHTGSRSCFFEKITPNGAKPIAPSKPDLPVFEALYQTISDRKRRPSPKSYTTTLFEGGIDRILKKVGEEAGEFMISAKNRDKKAVVHETADLLYHLWVALNHHQIPLKAIEEELRRRSSQSGLAEKKSRSRVRKRT from the coding sequence ATGAAAAAGAAAGCCGATCCGCTTAAATTCTCGCGCGGTCTCATCCCCGCCGTCATCGTCGATCATCGGAAGAAAGATGTTTTGATGGTCGCCTACATGAGCCCCGCCTCGCTTCAGAAAACGCTCCAAACGGGGGAAACCCACTTCTGGAGCCGCTCCCGAAAAAAATTATGGCGAAAAGGGGAGACTTCGGGCCATGTCCAGAGGGTGAAGGCCATTTACACCGATTGTGATCAAGACACCCTCTTGATTGAAGTCGAACAGGTCGGTGTCGCCTGCCACACCGGGAGCCGCTCCTGCTTTTTTGAAAAGATCACTCCCAACGGCGCAAAGCCGATTGCTCCATCGAAACCGGACCTTCCTGTTTTCGAGGCGCTTTATCAGACGATCTCGGATCGGAAACGGCGCCCCTCTCCGAAGTCATACACCACCACCCTTTTCGAGGGGGGAATCGATCGGATCTTGAAGAAGGTGGGGGAGGAGGCGGGCGAGTTTATGATCAGCGCGAAGAATCGAGACAAAAAAGCGGTGGTCCACGAAACGGCCGATCTCCTTTATCATCTCTGGGTCGCGCTGAACCATCATCAAATCCCGCTCAAAGCGATCGAGGAGGAGCTTCGCCGGCGATCTTCCCAATCGGGGTTGGCCGAAAAAAAATCGAGATCGCGGGTTAGAAAAAGAACATAG
- the hisF gene encoding imidazole glycerol phosphate synthase subunit HisF, with amino-acid sequence MLAKRIIPCLDVKGGRVVKGVGFVNLKDAGDPVEIAKLYEAQGADELCFLDITASSDEREILLDIVRRTAEEVSMPLTVGGGVRTLEDVRTLLAAGADKVSINTAAVQNPAFVREAALQFGSSTIVVAIDAKRRDETGWEVFTHGGRKATGIDAVEWAKRMETAGCGEILLTSMDRDGTTQGYDLALTRAVAEAVHVPIIASGGVGTLDHLYEGIAVGKADAVLAASIFHYQTYSVPQAKAYLSKKGVPVRLV; translated from the coding sequence ATGCTCGCGAAGCGGATCATTCCGTGCCTCGACGTAAAGGGGGGGCGGGTCGTCAAAGGGGTCGGCTTCGTCAATCTCAAAGACGCCGGCGATCCGGTGGAGATCGCCAAGCTCTATGAGGCGCAGGGGGCCGATGAGCTCTGTTTCCTCGACATCACCGCCTCTTCCGATGAGCGGGAGATTCTGCTCGATATCGTCCGGCGAACCGCCGAGGAGGTCTCGATGCCGCTGACGGTCGGCGGCGGGGTCCGGACCCTCGAAGATGTCCGAACGCTTCTCGCCGCGGGGGCCGATAAGGTCTCGATCAACACCGCCGCCGTGCAGAACCCGGCGTTCGTCCGGGAGGCGGCGCTTCAGTTCGGCAGCTCCACGATTGTCGTCGCCATCGATGCGAAGCGCAGGGATGAAACCGGCTGGGAAGTGTTCACCCACGGCGGACGGAAGGCGACCGGAATCGACGCCGTCGAGTGGGCCAAGCGGATGGAGACGGCCGGCTGCGGGGAGATCCTCCTCACCAGCATGGACCGGGATGGAACGACGCAGGGATACGATCTGGCGCTGACCCGCGCGGTGGCCGAAGCGGTCCATGTTCCGATCATCGCCTCCGGGGGGGTGGGGACTTTGGATCACCTCTATGAAGGGATCGCCGTCGGAAAAGCCGACGCCGTGCTGGCGGCCTCGATCTTTCACTATCAGACCTATTCCGTTCCGCAGGCGAAAGCCTATCTCTCGAAGAAGGGGGTGCCGGTCCGGCTCGTATGA
- the hisA gene encoding 1-(5-phosphoribosyl)-5-[(5-phosphoribosylamino)methylideneamino]imidazole-4-carboxamide isomerase yields MILIPAIDIKDGRCVRLIQGAMDSETVFSEDPVAMAQQWESQGAERLHLVDLDGAVSGATVHYDLIERIIKAVKIPVQVGGGIRSLNRIEHYLSAGAAAVILGTAALQNEPLVKEATRKFPRRIIAGIDSKKGQVAVRGWTEVHPEEVGTLAVRMEEAGVAALILTDIEKDGMLAGPNIGLFREIGMQVEIPIIASGGVTTLPQIQQLAEIPGVEGAIVGKALYTGALSLPKTLAALRGEEA; encoded by the coding sequence ATGATTTTAATCCCCGCGATCGATATCAAAGACGGACGCTGCGTCCGGCTGATACAAGGGGCGATGGATTCCGAGACGGTCTTCTCCGAAGATCCGGTCGCCATGGCGCAACAGTGGGAGTCCCAGGGGGCCGAACGGCTTCACCTGGTCGATCTCGACGGCGCGGTGAGCGGCGCAACGGTCCATTATGACTTGATCGAGCGGATCATCAAAGCGGTGAAGATTCCGGTTCAGGTCGGCGGTGGGATTCGCAGCCTCAATCGGATCGAGCATTATCTCTCGGCCGGGGCGGCGGCCGTGATCCTGGGGACGGCGGCGCTGCAGAACGAACCGCTGGTGAAAGAAGCGACGCGGAAATTTCCGCGTCGGATCATCGCCGGGATCGATTCAAAAAAGGGGCAGGTCGCCGTCCGGGGATGGACGGAGGTTCATCCGGAAGAGGTGGGAACCCTGGCGGTTCGGATGGAGGAGGCGGGGGTCGCGGCGCTGATCCTGACCGATATCGAAAAAGACGGGATGCTCGCCGGTCCCAACATCGGGCTTTTCCGGGAGATCGGCATGCAGGTGGAGATCCCGATCATCGCATCGGGGGGGGTCACCACCCTTCCGCAGATTCAGCAGCTCGCCGAGATCCCGGGGGTCGAGGGGGCGATCGTCGGAAAGGCCCTCTATACCGGGGCCCTCTCGCTTCCGAAAACCTTGGCGGCGCTCCGGGGAGAAGAAGCCTGA
- the hisH gene encoding imidazole glycerol phosphate synthase subunit HisH — translation MKIVIVDYGSGNLRSVQKGFERAGYAAVITSDPKVVSDASHLVVPGVGAFPECMKNLGALRLLKPITESIRAGKPYLGICLGLQILFTEGMEFGSHPGLDLVPGQVVRFPERDLKVPHMGWNQIRIDKKSPVLEGIPDGAYFYFVHSYYGAPKKNNWVATTTDYGVRFPSAIAHENVFACQFHPEKSQRMGLQMLANFAKMK, via the coding sequence ATGAAAATCGTCATTGTCGATTATGGGTCGGGGAATCTTCGGAGCGTTCAGAAGGGGTTTGAGCGGGCGGGGTATGCCGCCGTGATCACCTCTGATCCGAAGGTTGTTTCGGACGCGAGCCATCTGGTGGTGCCGGGGGTGGGGGCCTTTCCGGAGTGTATGAAGAACCTCGGCGCGCTTCGTCTTCTCAAGCCGATCACCGAGTCGATCCGGGCGGGGAAACCGTACCTTGGCATCTGTCTCGGACTGCAGATCCTCTTCACCGAGGGGATGGAGTTCGGGTCCCATCCGGGGCTCGATCTGGTTCCGGGGCAGGTGGTTCGATTCCCGGAGAGAGATTTGAAAGTTCCCCACATGGGATGGAATCAGATCCGGATCGATAAGAAAAGTCCCGTTTTGGAGGGAATTCCGGACGGCGCCTATTTCTATTTCGTCCACTCCTACTACGGGGCGCCGAAAAAAAATAATTGGGTGGCGACGACCACCGACTACGGCGTCCGTTTTCCCTCGGCGATCGCGCATGAAAATGTTTTTGCCTGCCAGTTCCATCCGGAGAAGAGCCAACGGATGGGGCTTCAGATGCTTGCGAATTTCGCAAAGATGAAATAA
- the hisB gene encoding imidazoleglycerol-phosphate dehydratase HisB yields the protein MRNGAVRRETKETQITIQIDLDGSGKYQVETPFPFLNHMLSAFAKHGYFDLTVKAKGDVEIDDHHTVEDIGIVLGETLAKAWGEKRGIRRFGHASIPLDEALAEVTVDLSGRPYLVYQVQMPKKKIKEFDTDLVEHFFRAVVDQCKINLHINLHYGKDPHHILEAIFKGFGRALDAATQIDPRLKGVASTKGKL from the coding sequence ATGCGTAACGGCGCCGTCAGACGGGAGACGAAAGAGACGCAAATCACCATCCAGATCGACCTGGACGGGTCGGGGAAGTATCAGGTCGAGACCCCCTTTCCGTTTCTGAATCACATGCTCTCCGCTTTTGCGAAGCATGGCTACTTCGATTTGACGGTGAAGGCGAAGGGAGATGTCGAGATCGACGATCATCACACGGTCGAAGATATCGGGATCGTTCTCGGCGAGACGCTCGCCAAGGCCTGGGGGGAGAAGCGGGGGATTCGGCGGTTCGGCCATGCCTCGATCCCGCTCGATGAGGCGCTGGCCGAGGTGACGGTCGATCTTTCGGGCCGTCCCTATCTGGTCTACCAGGTGCAGATGCCGAAGAAGAAGATCAAGGAGTTCGATACCGATTTGGTCGAGCACTTCTTCCGCGCCGTCGTCGACCAATGTAAGATCAATCTCCACATCAACCTTCACTACGGGAAAGATCCGCACCACATCCTGGAGGCGATCTTCAAAGGCTTCGGCCGGGCATTGGATGCGGCGACGCAGATCGATCCGAGGTTGAAGGGGGTCGCTTCGACGAAGGGAAAGCTCTAA